The Glycine soja cultivar W05 chromosome 9, ASM419377v2, whole genome shotgun sequence sequence ACCATAATTTCGAATTAGTTAACAttgtaaaaacttttatttaaaactagtTAATGTAAAGCTAGGTTCAAGACTGAAAAATTAACAGCAATTGAAGAACAAGAATCTAACAATAAGAGCATATTTCTGACAGAGTACATTGTACtaagcaaaaaaacaaaaagctaTAATCTGGTACCAAAGTTCTTAGAAATCAAGAATGAAATATCAaaacaaatgttaattatttctGATTATACAACTAGAATAGAGTAAGTTTAAGAAACTCAACATGCAGATGAAATGACTGGATAAACAACAATTGCTGACACTTTGTGACTATTGGTTTCATTCGTCATAGCCCCACAATTTTTCCCACTCAATCTGTATCTACAACTGTTATAGTTAAGACAAAGTTAACTATGTATAGACCCAGCATCCcatatcaatttaaaaaaggaaaagagcaAGGAAAACATGTAGCTTACATGGAAGGATGAATAATTCTAGGTCTGATGGATAACTATTATCAGAAAATGAGCCTTTCAttctcttccttttcatttAGGATAAAGCCATGTATGGACTCTGCAGTCTGTGCATGCCCAAATAAGAAAATTGCACTTCTGCTCATTGGCATCTAGCAGCAAATCAGTTCACTAGTTGATCATATCATTGACTATCATTTTCCTTCCACAAATGCAATCTGCAATATAATTGCAAATTGTATAAAAAGTATTTACTGGCCAAATTTACTGATAGCATTTTAAGATGCTATAACATGTTTACACAACCTATAATTTTGACTGAGCCCTGTACAAATACACTGGTTTAAATATGGTGAATTTACAAATAGATCAAAGTCTATGGAATAGatgaacattttattttatccttttaggATTATGATCACCACTGTAACTTGTAAGTTGCAAAACATTAACTGAAGTTGTTAAGTGGTACCATACTCACTTGTCACCTGTTTGGCTCACTTGTCACCTGAACAACACATCTTACAAGACATCAGCAACTTAGCCTGCTCCAACATTCACTGATGGCCTTTCGAACATTCTTTGGTTTGCAGACCTGTTGAACAACCATGGCCCAAGTAGAAGCTTTTGGCAGCAAAAATTTATGCATCATCACTTCTATAATTTTGGAAGCACCTATTGTTCTCTGTCGCTTAACTAACCGGACTACAAGCTCATCTAGAAACTCCCTCCCATCTTGAGGTGGGTTCATATTTTCTCTTAAAGTTTTCAAGAAAATGTCGCACGTAATAAAATCAGGATCACAACCTTGATCTAGCATAATATTTAGAATATCAATGGCACGAAAGATGCTCTTCTGTATGCAAAAAGCATTTAAAAGTATGTTATATGTGATCACATCCGGTTGTACCACTGGCCCTTGACAAAGCATCTGATTGAAAAGTTTCAGTCCCTGTTCTACTAAGTTTGCATTACAGAAGCCATGAATCATTGAACTGTAAGCCACAACATCTAATTTAATTCCTCTACTCAGCATTTGCTTCCACACCATTAAGGCCTCCATAAACTTCCCATCCTTGCACAAGCCATTAATGAGTATACTGTAACAAACCTCATTATGAATACAATTATTGTTTGCCATCTCTTTCCAAACAAGAATAGCTTTATGGCTATCACCTGCTTCAAAATAACCCCTCATTAGGGAGCTGTAAGTGAAAGAATTGGGCAAGTAACCTTTATTCTTCATTTCAGATAAGAACCCCCTTGCTTCATCCAGCTTCCCTTCTCGGCAAAGACCATCTATAAGAGCACTATAAACTATGGTATTTGGTCCACATCCTTTTCCAACCATTTCCTTCCACAACTCCATTGCCTGATTGAATTTTCCCTCCTTGCACAGGCCGCTAATAAGGGATGAGTATACATACTCATTCCCCCGATGACCTCTTGCCTCTAAGGAAACCAACACACGAGTTCCATCAGATGCTCTACCTTGCATAACAAACCCATTAATAAGTGTTCCAAAAGTAACATCATTAGGCACACACTTATTTGACACCATCTGATTCAACAGACTCACCGCCTTCTCCAACTTCCCCTTGAGGCACAACCCATGAACAAGGGCATTGTACGTAACTTCATTCGGGACACAACCCTTCAGAAACATATTATCAACCAGCTTGGCAGCGCGCCCCAAGTCACCCTTCTTGCACAACGCACTGATCAACACATTAAACGCAACCAGGTTCGGGAAGGTCCCCTCAACCTGCATTTCGTCCAACAACGAAACCGCCTCATCAATTCTCTCTTCCTTGCACAACCCATGCATCAATGTCGAATAGGTATAATTATCCGGAGCACAATTCCTGAGTGGAATCTCTCTAAAAACCTCAATTGCTTTATCAACCAAACCAAGCCTACACATGGCCttaatgaccaaattaaaagtgAGTGCATTAGGGTGAATGTTCAAACTCTTGGATGCAACAACATGATTGTAAAACTCCAATGCACGATTGAAAAGACCCTCTTGAACAATCACATTGAGAACAGAATTGAATGATTTCACGGTTTGTTTGCACTGAAACTCACCCCACATTCTGTGAAACAAGTCCACAGCTTTCTCAGGCAAATGGGCCTTCCCATAAGCTTTGAACATAACAATGAAATTCTTCTCTAAAAATACCCTCCTTTCGCGCTTCATTTGATGAAGCACCTCTTCCAGGGACCGAAAATCGAGGGAAGAGGCGTGGCTTTCAATGAGGGAATAGAAAGACAAATCGCCCAATTTGTAAGAACCCATTTGGGTACCTGATTTGAAGATTTCAGATGAAGGGTGGGGTTTATGGGAAGAGGAAGAATAAGAGGGGAGTGTAATTAGGGTTTGGGAGAAATAGCGATGGAGAGTTGTTCGAAGAAGGTTTGTGGGAAATGATGAGTGCTTTGGCATGACATGGATCAttcgggaaaaaaaaaaagtggggttTTGAGGTAATGGGCAGTGTCACTGACTCAGTGAGTTGAGTTTATAGTTTTGAGAATGTTAATGTTGTCTTGTCGGAGATGGAGGCGATTGTCTTCTCAAGTTGTTGCATTTTCATGGAGACGATGACTGTGAGTGACGGGGTCTAACACTAACGTTTGTTGTTTACATGTTTTTTGtggtaaatttttcttttttattctttgtaaaTTGGTTTCGGAAGTTTTCCACACCTTCAACCCTAATTACTAATTagatgtatttttaattatttttttattttataaattagaataaagaagggagtttttactctctttatttttttaaaaaaaatatgtatatttaattttcttatcatatttcaattttaaattatttttatgcgacaatttaaataattataaatttaaaatattattatgtaaatGCATTTAGATAAATTATGAGGTGTTTTTTTAACTCTTAGTTcattaggaaaataaaaaaaaatttgactgATGTATAATTTGATCGAGAGataaataaagtttattaaaaattatttttatcaatcttaattttaatatattaattatttatgctcaatcatttgattatttttttaagtagggttcaaattataaaaaaaattaaaattatatccaCATGTTTAAGGAATAGagatagaaaaaagaaattgagtATATAgtgaaagtataaaataattttatacttttatccGATATGCTACCACTTGCTAACCAATACTGGTGAATAAATAAAGACTTCTTTGCAACAGTTTCGATtctgttgtttttttattaaaaaaaaatcgaaagatGGGGTTAAAAAACTACTGggatttctaattttattgcaAGATTGTCACggacaacaacaaaataataataataataaataaataaaacataatgaattttgaaaagcatATTGTATCTGTATCCTATTTATTCTTCCTAAGTTGTAAATACTTGCTgtttaaatattattcaatatagTTTCGAGATACGTGATATTGAGAGAATTATGTAACTATGCTATTGAAGCATTCTTTCTTAATAAAGTCATTTGTTAAAGCGCTAACACTAGTTGCAGGCTGTGACGTATTTGGTATCAAATGTTAGCAATCTGTTTATGATGCAGAAACAACATTTCTTAGCGATTTTAGACAAATGGTATAGTAATCCTTTTCATTAAAAACCTTAATCTATTTTCAGTTATTTCTGCAGAATTGTTTATTGCTGATTATAGCACCctgcaaaatatatattttatgcacCCTTGAAAAAACAACTGTGCAactataaatgaattaaaacatCAGTCTGCTTATATTAATTCACTTCttctattttaatcaaataatatgaCCCTCATTTTGGGATTCAAGGCTTACTATGGTGTAGAATTTCATTTAACTAGTGGAATTGTGGAAGGGAAATCTaaattcaaaatacaaacaGATAGAGTACACATATCTAAGGcccttcattttttatgttctgtGTATTCAACTTTGGATGGCAGCTTCTCTTGTGGGTGAGCCATATCATAAGTTGCATGGAGGCCAAAGAAAAAGTAATAGATCAGCATTACCACAGTGCACACCCCAAATCTTATGAAGGCATCATACTCCAAAGACCCCATGAGGAATACATTTGTTGCAATTGACAAAGATGGCACCCATGGAACAAGTGGAACACCCCAAACTCTTGGCACCCTTTGCTGAGTCAAAAAAAGTTGCATCCCTAGTGTTGCCAAGAACCAGATAGGAACAGTCACAGTGTATCCAATCCAACCATTAGGCCTAAGTCCCCAATAAGCTGAAATTCCAATTGAGGAAGCAATAATGAGCACCAAAAAGATAACTAGCTTTATCAAATTCTCTCTTGGTGTGACCCCTCTCACATAGTACCTCCTCACCAAAAGGGCAGCAGAGATCATCATGAACACGAAGAGCGCGCTCACCGATATCAAGCT is a genomic window containing:
- the LOC114368863 gene encoding pentatricopeptide repeat-containing protein At4g20090, translating into MIHVMPKHSSFPTNLLRTTLHRYFSQTLITLPSYSSSSHKPHPSSEIFKSGTQMGSYKLGDLSFYSLIESHASSLDFRSLEEVLHQMKRERRVFLEKNFIVMFKAYGKAHLPEKAVDLFHRMWGEFQCKQTVKSFNSVLNVIVQEGLFNRALEFYNHVVASKSLNIHPNALTFNLVIKAMCRLGLVDKAIEVFREIPLRNCAPDNYTYSTLMHGLCKEERIDEAVSLLDEMQVEGTFPNLVAFNVLISALCKKGDLGRAAKLVDNMFLKGCVPNEVTYNALVHGLCLKGKLEKAVSLLNQMVSNKCVPNDVTFGTLINGFVMQGRASDGTRVLVSLEARGHRGNEYVYSSLISGLCKEGKFNQAMELWKEMVGKGCGPNTIVYSALIDGLCREGKLDEARGFLSEMKNKGYLPNSFTYSSLMRGYFEAGDSHKAILVWKEMANNNCIHNEVCYSILINGLCKDGKFMEALMVWKQMLSRGIKLDVVAYSSMIHGFCNANLVEQGLKLFNQMLCQGPVVQPDVITYNILLNAFCIQKSIFRAIDILNIMLDQGCDPDFITCDIFLKTLRENMNPPQDGREFLDELVVRLVKRQRTIGASKIIEVMMHKFLLPKASTWAMVVQQVCKPKNVRKAISECWSRLSC